The stretch of DNA CACTAACTTTTGATGATGTTAAATGTCTGATCAAAGGAGTATTTACAATAATGAAGTTGACTATTTCTCCTGTAGGTGGGATGTGAAAGTGAGCCAACGAATGCTGGGACAGATAGAGTGGGAGGCTCACATGGTGAGACACTGTGAAACACAAGGACCACACAGTGACCATGAAGTTTCAGTCTCAGTACATCAACAACTCCTTTCAGATGTGCTCATTGGTGGTGGACAAAATGTTGTATCCATAAAGTCCTGTGGTGCTTATTTATTTCAGAAACCCCAGGAGAGTCCAAACTGGTCCATCTAACGTCCAACTTTGCCTTCCAGCTGGTCAATGACTCTCTGGCCTTTTCCAGGGCTGAGAGTTTTTGCAGAGGCCAGTTCAGCTTCCTCTCCAGCCTGGACCAGGAGGAGGACCTAGCGGGAGCTTTGGAGCTACTTCAACAGACTGGACTTCACTCGCCTATCTGGGTCAGCAACCCTAGCAAAGCAGCATCCAAGCCTGTGGCCCTCGCCAAGCAGTGTGAGTGAAATATAgcttaaataataatcatttttaataccTTGGATATTGACAAACATGCCAAGACCCACAATATAACCACTGGCTAAAACAGTAGGCTGAATAAACTGCTACAGCCTTGATTTCTATGCTCACGTCCTCTACAACAATTATGTATcttatattaatttattttgcacaatgaataaaatgtatatctacaccCTGGTGTAACCTGAGTATGCAACAtattattaacatattattaacatattaacataTTGTTAACTTCAATAGTGTAAAAAGACCAAAATGGCTTCTGCAATCGGGTACAGGCCGATATCGATTATTAGAACAGGCACTTTTGATATATCAACATAGTTATTGGCAAAACAaatccaatattgtgcatccctgcATAAGGttgaaaacaaaactgaaatgtgCTTGTTCCTTTGTTCTGATTTAGATGTCCAGTTCTCAGCTCTAAAGTTTCAAAAGGAATCCCGTGAGGGCTTCACTCGTGTCAACATGTCCTTCCCTTCCCTGTCGTCTGTCAGCGTGTGTGTACGAGTCCAATGGGACATAGTATGGAATGAGGTTTCAACCATCTTCTCCTACGCTGCACCTATCTTCACCAATGAGTTCCAGCTACGAGGCCAAGTGGACATGCAAGAACGCATCCTCCTTGCACTCATCATCCATGGAAAGCACCTACCATATAAGGCATCCTTCCCCAATGATGGCGCTTGGCATCACATCTGTGTAACATGGCACCGCGTTAGTGGCAACTGGGCTATTTATGTGGACGGCATCAGGAAGGACATGggttcagacacagacacttcCAGGGACATTCATGGAGATGGGATTCTCATCCTGGGTCAGGACCAGGACTCCTTTGGAGGAAATTTTACAGAGCCCTTTTTTGGAAACCTCACTGACCTGAATGTTTGGAATACGTCTCTTGAAGCGAGGCAAATACGAGCCCTTAATACATGTACATCCATGACCCAGGAAATGCTTTTCAGCTGGAACCCACACCACTTAAGCAGCCACCAATCAGTCAAAGAGGTGCAGGCACTTATTTTTTGCCCAGGTAAGATCACATTAtgtcagtatgtttccatgcacagttaaatatttttaataagatttcaataaaatgttatgTCTGTGGAGTTAGAAACATAACATTCTGAAGTGGTGAATCCTCCGAAGACTGTCAGTAGGATGAACAGCTCAGGGATCTCCTGTAATTAGGCCTATGAAGGCCACAGTTTTTTCTACCATTGACTCAAATAGTTAGATGATATTACTCACTGTAGTAATGACTAAAATTTACAACACCTCATCAGTATTGCAATGAAGCGTAAAAGGGCCATTTAACTGGTCAGTTGCTGTAAAAGAATCTCCAGGGTAGGCAAAACCATTTGGTAGATAAACAACAGTGCATCAACTTTTAATTATGTCTGTGTTGTAAGCATTCATCACAATTCCCAGGCTCGCGTCCTGATTCTACTATAACCCACAGTCTTTATTATACTTTATACCTTAGTGCACCTTTGACCTGAGGGGAACGAGGTTTGACCTCAATATTTcaggtttgaaaacaaaaacaaaacaacttagAAGATAACAACAGTCTGTTAATTTAGTGTGTTAGTCTTCCTATCATCCATGCACtttgaaaatattgaattcTTTGAGTTGAGAGATAATAAATTCAGTCCATCATCGAGAgaacattatttacattacattacatgccatttagcagacacttttatccaaagcgacttacaataagtgcatttaaacatttgggtacaaacaagagcaagacgtaagtgcttcaagtaagccaaactataaggtgctagtcataagtgcgatgtataagtaagtgttgtcgttgtcgtcttagtcgaggtagagtcgaaagaaatgtgtttttagttggtgatgtggaggctttctgcagccggatgtcgatggggagctcgttccaccatttgggagctaggacagcgaACAGTCTCGAGtcttctgtgaatgcctctgcgaacctctcagtgagggggcagcaagccggcaGTTTCACAGCAGTGACAATTTTTTTAGAAGCACCTTCAATTTTATGACTGGCTATGTACTGTAATGGCTTTGTACTAATGGTCTGATACTGGACAAAATCAATGGATGGGATAATAGAAAAATTAAAACCAGATACGATCTGTAGACTGTAAATACTTCACTGAACACAGCCAACATGCTGTAAAGAGAGATGGTCTGCCACCACCATCATGTGACAAGGATGACAGTGAGGGCTACAAATATCTGCTAGGCAGTTGGAGTATTGTGATTAGAAATGGCTAGTTGTATCATGGTGGTGCAgctatgttttgtttatttttttattatttttttttaaaaagggaaaacaacATATGAaattgatatcagtatcagtaaacTATTTGAGCTTGTGATATTGATTTTTTCTTAGTTTTTGTTCTCTATCTTGCATCCTCACATCGGATCATTACAAAGCAGCaatttttatctattcttaTCTGAGTTCCTTTCAGTGTCCCAGTGTCTTCCATTGTGGGGTGTGTAACCAACAGCCTTCCAATTGATAGGCATTTTTATCCATAGGGAACCAGCATTTTGAGAGCATTGAAATGCTAATTGTGGAAAACAAGACTGGGAAATGCcactcatttgttttgtttttgtgtagacAACAATACTACTTTTactgtctttgtcattttcctcttttaatGCTTggaatttgtttgttgttttgtttgataacctttatttcctttctttagtcaccctggctttcttcattctttctgtttctgtgattgtatacatcgTTATGTATACTCATTCAAATAAAGAAATCTGGGTTAGCACCCCACACAGGCCTGgtatatgtactacagcattaaCAGTAGTTTTACggaaaaaagacaaaggaagaaaataaaatgtttaaagttctgtttctgtggggATAAGACATTTGTCATCATGGATGAGTGCCTGCCTATAGTGTCCTGCATGCACATGTAAACAGATATGAGTGTGAACAGCCCAGGACAGAAACTTTCCCAGAAACAGGTAGGGGATGAGTGGGTGAaatgagaaagaggagaaggaggtagGGGGAGCGGGAGGGAAGGATGGATCGATGGTGAACTTTTCCTCATTTTTGGGGGGTTTACATTTTTGATGTACAGTCTTATGAGTATAACTGACCTCGTTCATCAGTTTTGATTATATATTAGATCTTGGAAATGTGCACAAGCTCACTCTTGTCTTCTTGTGTGTTACTTTTTTGCATGTTGATGTGTGATCTCATAAATGTGCAAGCAGCAGTAAACCAACAGATGGAGCTGCAGGGCTGCAGGATGCTGAAGAGCTGGTCAGAGCAGCTGCCAGTGTTTGGCCTGACCGACTGCTCTGATCACCTACCATTCATCTGCACGAGCAGCAGAGGTGATTTTTCTTACACTGCACATACAATTCCCTAgccttaacaacaacaacaaacaaaaaaaaaactctgtagATTTATTAGCACTGGTCGGCACTGGTTAGGCAAGATTTTCAGATTTTCCATGGTTTTATacctatttaaatgttttcgttctttaaaaaatatatatatattttgtttaatgtttattataCATCACAGTGTACTTACTTAACCATTATAACTAAATGCCAAAATCAAGTGTTAACCCTCTTAAATCCTTTTATAGCTTAGAGACTATATGTATATGGCCCTGCTTTTTTACTGTGGTGGTAATGCAAGTAGAAACCTTTTAGCTCAAGTAAAAAGAATATTTGAACTTATGGATCTTTGCAGAAATACCTGCTAAATTTAAATATCTCAGCTTGGAGTAAGAGAAAACAAGGAGGTCAGGGTCATTGTCGGATGCTACAGTGAGTGAAATGCCCTCAGCAGATGTAATCAGTGATTCAACTGTTCACCCTGATTTCTCATTGTATTTGGCACAGAGTGTTACCTGAAGATGAAGCAGATGAGCGACTCTCGCAACTCTCAGCCTACTGCCTTTATGAACCATCTAATGAAGATTTCCAATCAAACCCAGGTAGACATCAAATACAGTACATCATCACTGACCCTTCTTTCTCCTAAGGAaaaatacttcaagttttaaaatgaattaactGAAGATACAATATGTATTCCAGAAATGTACTGCATTTGTAAGCGTGTCAACCAAAATTGTATTCACTCCTATGCCAACCTCCATGATATGTGTTGcaaagttttttattttgaagttttgcAGTGGATTTCACACACAATTTGTTCCACAGGAggtcagaataaaaacaaactggtTGAATATCATTGTTGATAGTTGCTAAGAATCTTGTTTAGCAAGTTAGACACATTGTGTGtctcaaaaatgtgtgtttacttacattacattaagtaataccattcacatgctgccagcaAAGCCAtcataaattacattacattatattacattacattacattacattacattacatgtcatttagcagacgcttttatccaaagcgatttacaataagtgcatttcaacatttggtacaaacaagagctagaagtaagtaagtgcttcaagtaagccgaactataaagtgctagtcataagtgtgatgtacaagtgcttcttttttttttgttgctgaaaAATCAATGTATTTCACATgctaataaatatattaaaataatatatattttttaaataaccttaactttaaacacataacacataacAACATAAGACAATCTACAAACTGCTACTGCCTCTCTTTCCACCCTTATAAGGTGGAGTCTGTAAattacagacacaacaaacaattGGGGAAGTGAAGTTAGTTTGTTAAAACTGGCTGACAAATTAagaacaatattaaaaaacaaaaacaaggaaacactgGTATATTAATTTCATATCAGAGATATGATGTATGACATGAAGAAGACTCAaatgaaatacagtatttatatcacatcactctgtgtctctacTGCCAGCCAGTGCTGGGGCAGCAGTTATCAGGTCTGAGCAGTGTGGCCCAGGCGTCGTCCCTGCTGGACATCTCTGTCCAGGCCTTGGAGGACACACAGCAAGAGGGACTGCAGCCAATGGACATGGTGTCCCTCATCCAGCTACTGTCTCTGGTTGCCGACATCCCAGCACAGCCACCTGACTCTTTTAACCATAGCCAGGAGAGTGTCCAGGAGCTGAGCCAGCACTTCATTAGTGTGGCTGACAGCATCATCAGTGAAGACAACACCCTCAAGTGGCAGGCCATCAGAGAGGTAACCCCTCGTCATGACTGTGTGGTGGATGCATGAATGCTTGTGTGATTCTCATCTATTTTATAGCATATCAAAGATAAAAGATAGAAAACCACTCAGGCCATTTGTCAAGGACTAGGAAtaggttttattttcttattttcttaacTGTTGTTTATTCAGGGAAATCAACCGAGCATGAGCTCTTTTTTACAGCATTGCCCTGAGTCTGCATTTAAACTGGCTAATACAAGATCCCTATTACCAATAAAATTACAAaggtcaaacaaaacaattacagggcaattataaaaacaattattatgaAGATATACAAATTTTactaaacactaaacactaaacaaaatgtaaaacaataaaagatatTAAgggttcatttaaaaacaagttaaaggAGTTTTATGTAAGAAATCTATTAGATGTCcttgaaagaaaacatgtttaacaTATTTACAGCAAAATCCTAAATCTAACCCTTTAATTAATATCTCACATATAGCTCCTTCAAAAATAACCATTATATACcaattttttccaaaaaaatagGAAGATggagaaacaaacaataaagcaaAGTTTCAATTAAACATAAAGTAAGCTACATTAGCATGCTTAGAGTAGATCAGGGACAAATGAAAACTGAATACAAGACAATAAATGAGTGATGGTGATTCAGTGGTAGGGCcagtcatctttcaacttgaaggtcgGGGGTTGATTCCTGGCTCTTCCTtgcctgtttttaaagttattaaaataattgaccttttttaaaaaaaaataataaataaatacagcagaATGAAGGAGTTCTAACGCTAACCTTTCGTTGAACATGATGACAGACTGCTGTTTCAACTCTCCAGCACTAGAGGACAATATGCCTCTATAAATATGTACTACTGCAAGATGTCTTCTTTGGCATTAGAATGAAGACGTTATCTATGAGAATCTGTGACAAACACTGAGCTTGAATTAGACGATGAGCAGCTGATTTTTGATTTCACAGTTtccaaataaaacatgactaaCATGAAGCACCTTCACAGTTCACAGGATGATGTTTTCTCTCCAAACTATATCTCTCCAAAtctttaattcattaattaatacatttttggtcttctttcttcattttgtcattaataaatacattttgtcttCTTTCTTCGTTTCGTCACTTCTGCCTCTGCACTAAAACATGTGCTGAGTATGGATCCGTGCGTCGTCTGCCTTGTGAGTGCTGTGTGTCTCTCAGAAATCTCCCACATCCCCCACACCCCAGCCTCTCAACGCTCCAAGGCCACCTCAGTCCAGACTCAGTGAATGAGCAGCACTCAAACTGTGGCTGtactcaagcacacacacatacacacacaaacgtctcTCATCGTGCTCACCGCCTCCCAAGGCTCCGCTCTTAAATGGTTATACTAAATCCAGAACGTAAGGGTTTTAAAACAgacaatggcaaaaaaaaaggaaaaatccatGACTGCATCGTTCATTATAGATCTATCTCCCTCTTCAGCCAAACTGTGCAAAGACTCTGGCAAACAGTTTATGGCACTAAAAGTATGTCCCCATTGTGTAGCGTATGAATGGTAATTTTGAAATGTAGCCCTTTAGCTTTGAtgagcagagcagctgctgacacatctgtgtgctctgtgtgctAGGTGGTGAATGGCCCCATGGATGTGGTCAAGAGTATTGACCGAATGGTGACCAGCCTTAGCCCTCGCTTGATGGCGGAGACTGATCACCTGACCATACAGAGCCCCAACATCAGTgagtccccctctctctctccacacacacacaaacacattcttgtacagcattcttagtgaggacacattggGGTGCTGGTGGTTCAGTGtaagagcgagttgtctttcaacttaaaGGTTGGGGAATTGATTTCCGGCTCAGCTAGtgtacatgccgatgtgtccttaaacaagacacttaaccccacgttgctcctaaTGGCTTtgctggcagcatgtgaatggtatgatagatgtgtgatagaaaatacaCTGCACATTGATGCGtagtatgaatgtgtgagtgaatggtcaAATGGCAAAAATGGTAGTGTCAAAcaactttgagtggtcatcaggcCTCAAAAAGTACCATATCATCAAGACAAGGTCATCAAAgctatgtaaatacagaccttttaccactcatagacataatgtatttCCAATGTGTTTCATTACTAATTTAGCTGATTACTCACCCATGTATATCTTTGTATTGATTTGTGAGTACTTTTTTCTACTCATCCTCTTTCCCTTACCCCCTTTACCCAAACCTAACGTTAACACACCTTAACCCAATCCCTTACCCGAGCTTCACTTTTATTGGGGTATTGGAAGGTAGGCCATCATGGTTGGCACACACTGAGGCCACCGTGCTAGAACCTTGGTGAAAGACATTCATTCGTTGTCTAcccatttatcctccacatgaggatagCGGGTCACAGGAGCTaattccagctgacacagggtacACGCTGGACACTGATGACgtgcaaacatacagagatgaacaatCATTTACTGTTATCAATTCATCACCTGGATATAGTCCCAGTCTCTCTCTGTTAATGGTCTAACATGCAGTGCAATAAGCACTAGTCGTCACAGCTGAGCATGCATGTCCAACCAGAACAAAATTGATTGTGTCAGCCGATATCATACCTATTCTAGCTGGTCACCAATGGACAAAGATATGTCACACAATGTATGCATCAAGTTATTTATGTGTCCAGGGAGAGAACGGCTGGAGATCCTTCATTTTGTGGTTGTAGAattcttcatttcaaatattttcttCTTGCCTGAAGCCtttttaaccaaaaaaacatcattatttgaACGTATATTCTGAAATACTGTATCTGGATTCATGTTCATGGATGTTCAAAATTTTTATGTCAGACATGTCCCAAGAACAACTTCCACCAAACTGCTCCAGTGTCTACAAATCACTATCTCAGTCAGCACATTTACATGATGTttgtaaaaaaagtgtttaaaacgAGCACCAGgcttcaaatatatatatatatatatatatatgtatacacatatatatatatatatatatatatatatatatatatatatatatatgtatcttatatatacacatcttatataagtatatataagatatataagtatatataagaTGACCCACGACCTGACCCTCATCTTCAATGAGGGTCAGGTCGTGGGTTGAGCTGATCTCAGCTGATTCAGGATGAAAGGCAGAGTACATGCTGtacaggtcgtcagtccatcacagggccacatacagagagaaaCAACCAATCACACTCACAGCAACTCAATACTGactatacacatatataaagaaCACAACGACAATACTTATTTACTTAAAACATGAACAGCTTGCTGCTGTCTTTTTCTGGATCAGTTTCCCAGTCTTCTTGGACACCACTTGCTCCTGGCTGGCCTTTGTACCCCTCTCAGGGTTAAGACCAACAAAGTGCCTAAAAATGTTATAACAAATAATTGGTGTAACCCAACCcaactgtgggagaaaaccggagtacccagagaaaacacacgcaacattagagctgcaacaattactcaataattaattgattactaaatgaatctactaattaactattttgataatcaatgaattggtttgaagctttttcattattaaaaacaagatttctggttatttcagcttcttaattatAAATggtttcttcatttatttgctccatataacaaagaagggttagggttaaccttaaccctttggtttgtggattaaacatttgagaacatcaacatttccaggtttgacaaacaatgatcaacattttttaatgttttctgacatttcatgaaccaaacgattactcaattaatcaagaaaataattgaaaaacagATTAATGGAATGaaccttcttgctgcaaaagcaaGAGATAGTTAAAGTCATACAGCAAATTACATAtagtttttattgaattttagACAGCATCTCAACTTTGCTGGAAATGTGGATTGTAAATTAGTAACATCACCTTCGTTCAGAAGCATGAGCTCACTCGTATCTTTGGTTTACAGAAATGTACAAAGGAGACATTCTACGTCGAGACTGGATTTGAACTTTATGCAGATAAATTGAAAGGTAATTAAATTGTGTCtcgttttttttaagaattggAGGTCCAGCAACAGTCACTGCATGAAGAATTCAGAGCATCAAGCTTCTGTGGGCCTGAGACAGCGAAACACACCAATCTGGACTGTATTTCAGTTTCACATCAGAAGATACTGGATCTTCATAACAATGGTAAGAAAATGCTGCTAGGTCAAATCATCTTTCTCAATTTGCACTTAAAACAGTCACCTATTCAAACTTCTCTCCGTCAAAACTGTCAAAATCACACTATTTTGTTTGGCTGTCAGAAAGCTTAATCTTTCTGTTTTGTTGAATGTTTAGGCTTCCACAAGCTCACATTGGTCAACACATGGTATGGCTCTCTGCTGCCTCCCTTCAGTCCTGAGCAGAACATCACCTTGGTTCCTACAGTCACAGACGGCAGCCAGAGGTAACACACAGTCACTTTTACAGCTGAAAGTTTATACACACAAGTAATTATTTTggaattgtttttatatttgactTGTGTGCTCAATGGTTAATGAAATAGCAAACATCTATAACTGTTATTCTTTG from Solea solea chromosome 8, fSolSol10.1, whole genome shotgun sequence encodes:
- the adgrd2 gene encoding adhesion G-protein coupled receptor D2, with amino-acid sequence MTGALHMGLILFAFMVGCESEPTNAGTDRVGGSHETPGESKLVHLTSNFAFQLVNDSLAFSRAESFCRGQFSFLSSLDQEEDLAGALELLQQTGLHSPIWVSNPSKAASKPVALAKQYVQFSALKFQKESREGFTRVNMSFPSLSSVSVCVRVQWDIVWNEVSTIFSYAAPIFTNEFQLRGQVDMQERILLALIIHGKHLPYKASFPNDGAWHHICVTWHRVSGNWAIYVDGIRKDMGSDTDTSRDIHGDGILILGQDQDSFGGNFTEPFFGNLTDLNVWNTSLEARQIRALNTCTSMTQEMLFSWNPHHLSSHQSVKEVQALIFCPAVNQQMELQGCRMLKSWSEQLPVFGLTDCSDHLPFICTSSRECYLKMKQMSDSRNSQPTAFMNHLMKISNQTQPVLGQQLSGLSSVAQASSLLDISVQALEDTQQEGLQPMDMVSLIQLLSLVADIPAQPPDSFNHSQESVQELSQHFISVADSIISEDNTLKWQAIREVVNGPMDVVKSIDRMVTSLSPRLMAETDHLTIQSPNIKLEVQQQSLHEEFRASSFCGPETAKHTNLDCISVSHQKILDLHNNGFHKLTLVNTWYGSLLPPFSPEQNITLVPTVTDGSQRYLGTVLGSSIISTTVLGDDQPVSTAVRFQLQNTVQNLPGTLYDPVCAFWDFDLIPEAGGWWNTKGCEVVSKEYGYTVCHCNHTTNFALLLQVYEAQRSPENEKALQVLTFIGCGVSLCGLLFTFILFIAVGVPKSDRTTVHKNLIVSLGIAELLLMCSEWATANEAACFMVTALLHLFFMASFSWMLVEGLLLWSKVVSVNISEDRRMKLYYIIGWGLPVLIVGVTLAVSVENYKADDHCWLNVKTDTIWAFVGPVIFVLMVNAVVLCRVVMVTVSSAHRRAKMLSPSSASKLQTFDLTWAVTRPVLILLPVLGLTWLCGVLVHLSVVVAYVFIALNAFQGLYVFLVYAVYNSEVRNAIKRIKEKRKALSFTNCSQPTSFLPSQRAPITSSWCRSQPTSSPETSETSGPPSSTSASLVIKNESFRKDSFVSFSLKPASGNQVVQLTAFKPSGC